A region of Sulfurovum sp. DNA encodes the following proteins:
- the hemJ gene encoding protoporphyrinogen oxidase HemJ, with translation MQYYTWILAFHVMGFISWMAMLFYQPRLFVYHSENGDNKGFVKVVQRQEYILNKAIGVPAMWATILSGATMLYLNPAIFQSGGWMHAKLLFAALLVTYHFSLEQLRKKLRENAHYKSGKWFRIYNEVPTFLMVGIVIMVVIRPF, from the coding sequence ATGCAATACTATACTTGGATATTGGCATTTCATGTCATGGGTTTTATTAGCTGGATGGCAATGCTGTTTTATCAGCCACGCCTATTTGTCTACCATAGTGAAAATGGAGACAACAAAGGGTTTGTAAAAGTGGTACAAAGACAAGAGTATATTCTCAATAAAGCCATTGGGGTGCCAGCAATGTGGGCGACAATACTCTCAGGCGCCACAATGCTTTACCTGAATCCTGCTATTTTTCAAAGCGGTGGGTGGATGCATGCAAAACTTTTGTTTGCTGCACTCTTGGTTACATACCACTTTTCTTTAGAGCAATTGAGAAAGAAACTTAGAGAGAATGCCCATTACAAAAGTGGTAAATGGTTTCGAATATATAATGAAGTACCAACATTTCTGATGGTTGGAATTGTTATTATGGTTGTGATTAGACCATTTTAA
- a CDS encoding c-type cytochrome, giving the protein MRNIYLPLMLASLLSYATDDPMKILYMKSGCSACHGLYAEGIGATPRLQGKPKDLLKERLQNLKKGKTRSAFGTVMVSFAQELSNKQIEQMTTWLSRLKKEKPNETYELEYFDNTGDGAS; this is encoded by the coding sequence ATGAGAAATATATATTTACCCTTGATGTTGGCTTCTTTATTATCATATGCAACAGATGATCCTATGAAGATACTCTATATGAAGAGTGGCTGTTCTGCTTGTCATGGACTTTATGCAGAGGGAATTGGTGCAACACCGAGACTTCAAGGAAAACCTAAAGATCTACTCAAAGAACGATTACAAAATCTCAAAAAGGGAAAAACCCGTAGTGCTTTTGGTACGGTTATGGTCTCCTTTGCACAAGAACTGAGCAATAAGCAGATTGAGCAGATGACAACATGGCTTTCACGGCTTAAGAAAGAGAAGCCTAATGAAACGTATGAGTTGGAGTATTTCGACAACACCGGAGATGGTGCGTCATAG
- a CDS encoding prepilin peptidase — translation MVGSFLNVVIYRIPKGKYCFACLKCQVVRPLRWYHNIPILSWLSLRGKCEKLL, via the coding sequence ATGGTTGGCTCATTTCTTAATGTTGTCATCTACCGTATCCCCAAGGGGAAGTATTGTTTTGCCTGCCTCAAATGCCAAGTTGTCCGACCTCTTAGGTGGTACCACAATATCCCCATTCTTTCATGGCTCTCTCTTCGTGGAAAATGTGAGAAGCTTTTGTAA
- the truA gene encoding tRNA pseudouridine(38-40) synthase TruA, whose translation MRVKAIIAYDGSIFYGFQKQRTTPHTITHAIEKILKTLQINTTIIGSGRTDRGVHATGQVIHFDLPDFWEDLEKLRHLLNRKLKGIFFRKITIEKDHFHARFDAKKRLYRYLFKTSQPNVFERNYIAYYKKHFDICLLNSALKYFIGEHDFYYFHKTGSKVHTTRRILYQAGCYCYQGFYVIYFEANGFLRSQVRMMVDAAMMCAYGTLSLDALQAQINTTNRITTTLAPPQGLYLAKIKY comes from the coding sequence ATGCGTGTTAAGGCAATCATTGCTTATGATGGTAGTATCTTTTATGGGTTTCAAAAACAGCGCACAACTCCACATACAATCACGCATGCCATTGAAAAGATACTCAAAACACTACAGATTAATACAACCATTATTGGTAGCGGAAGAACCGATAGAGGTGTCCATGCAACAGGGCAAGTAATCCACTTTGATCTGCCTGATTTCTGGGAAGATCTTGAAAAATTAAGACACCTCCTCAATCGTAAACTTAAAGGTATCTTCTTTCGCAAGATCACTATTGAAAAAGATCATTTTCATGCCAGATTTGATGCCAAAAAACGTCTCTATCGTTATCTCTTTAAAACATCACAACCCAATGTATTTGAACGAAACTATATTGCATACTACAAAAAGCACTTTGATATATGCCTACTCAATAGTGCACTAAAATACTTTATTGGAGAGCATGATTTTTATTATTTCCATAAAACCGGCTCCAAGGTACACACAACACGCAGAATACTCTACCAAGCAGGCTGCTACTGTTATCAAGGTTTTTATGTAATCTATTTTGAAGCAAATGGTTTTTTACGCTCACAGGTACGCATGATGGTTGATGCAGCTATGATGTGTGCGTATGGTACGTTAAGCCTAGACGCACTTCAGGCACAGATTAATACAACAAATCGTATAACAACTACACTGGCACCACCACAAGGTCTCTATTTGGCTAAAATTAAGTATTAA
- a CDS encoding LptF/LptG family permease, with translation MVKTKGYIVLNFTKSFLTIFLPFFLIISLIFLVKISSLTTQIKLTFTELMVLFSYSIPDIIFYTLPLSFIAALSNTLIRLSTGNELIALCVLGLNANRILRNLFLISLLFSMLLIAFSFIAMPISKQAFKLFKEEKRSEAKLNIVSGKLGQKFGKYYVYVRGQNKVDGGFQDLVIYNNADKQNEQFFAAKQGRLNKQNGQISLILQDGYGYTYSNGYLRQIQYEMLEAFDTVEQKPFYFEDIISYWGRASHDHRIMHRLLFFFFISLIPLLALYPVAAFTIINPRYQKNHTFIVIFTTTLLLYLIASSLEKWGNIPMLIVVTLLTFSGGFWLFRKRVARYF, from the coding sequence ATGGTTAAGACCAAAGGGTATATTGTATTAAATTTTACAAAGTCATTTCTAACCATATTTCTCCCTTTTTTCCTCATTATCTCACTGATATTTCTTGTTAAGATATCGTCACTTACTACTCAAATTAAACTTACATTTACTGAGCTGATGGTACTTTTTAGCTACTCCATACCTGACATTATTTTCTATACACTTCCCCTCTCTTTCATTGCAGCACTATCTAATACACTGATTAGACTTTCAACTGGCAATGAATTGATTGCCCTTTGTGTGTTAGGATTAAATGCAAATCGTATTCTTCGTAACCTTTTTCTTATCAGCCTACTCTTCTCTATGCTTCTGATAGCATTCTCTTTTATTGCTATGCCCATAAGCAAGCAGGCGTTCAAATTATTCAAGGAGGAAAAAAGAAGTGAAGCAAAACTCAATATTGTTTCAGGAAAACTAGGACAAAAGTTTGGCAAATATTATGTCTATGTAAGAGGACAAAATAAGGTAGATGGTGGCTTTCAAGATCTGGTTATTTATAACAATGCTGATAAACAAAATGAACAGTTCTTTGCTGCAAAACAAGGAAGACTCAATAAGCAAAATGGGCAAATTTCTCTTATCCTGCAAGATGGTTATGGATACACCTACTCCAATGGTTATCTGCGGCAGATTCAGTATGAGATGCTTGAGGCATTTGACACAGTAGAACAAAAACCTTTTTACTTTGAGGATATCATCAGCTATTGGGGAAGGGCATCACATGATCATAGAATTATGCACCGACTTCTTTTTTTCTTTTTCATCAGCCTCATACCACTGCTTGCTCTCTACCCTGTAGCAGCATTCACAATCATTAATCCACGATATCAGAAAAACCATACTTTTATCGTTATTTTCACAACAACACTGCTGCTTTACCTCATCGCTTCTTCTTTGGAAAAGTGGGGCAATATTCCTATGCTTATAGTAGTCACTCTTCTTACATTTAGTGGAGGTTTTTGGCTCTTTCGAAAACGTGTAGCAAGGTATTTTTAA
- a CDS encoding CopD family protein, whose protein sequence is MQYYTWILAFHVMGFISWMAMLFYQPRLFVYHIVKMERTKGL, encoded by the coding sequence ATGCAATACTATACTTGGATATTGGCATTTCATGTCATGGGTTTTATTAGCTGGATGGCAATGTTGTTTTATCAGCCACGCCTATTTGTCTACCACATAGTGAAAATGGAGAGAACAAAGGGTTTGTAA
- a CDS encoding undecaprenyl diphosphate synthase family protein: MKQKNLQIIKTPLKHLAIIMDGNGRWAQQRGLNRTKGHEKGAKLYAMSLLIVPNTLRLRVLLSMLLVQRTERQNFPVDFLMRLLDRYIQQGETYLNNNICFMTIGNTSTFYQNFKKRIEVTTETTKHNTSLMFIYLPSAMEGRAELSMQSTVLIKAKRKWSRDISSMLQTHV; this comes from the coding sequence ATGAAGCAAAAAAACTTGCAGATTATTAAAACACCACTCAAACACCTTGCTATCATTATGGACGGGAATGGTCGATGGGCACAACAGCGTGGGCTTAACCGTACCAAAGGGCATGAAAAAGGTGCGAAACTATACGCGATGTCACTACTTATTGTGCCAAACACCCTACGATTGAGAGTGTTACTTTCTATGCTTTTAGTACAGAGAACTGAGCGTCAAAACTTTCCAGTAGACTTTCTTATGCGTCTGCTCGATCGATATATTCAGCAGGGTGAAACCTACCTCAACAATAATATATGCTTTATGACCATTGGAAATACCAGTACTTTTTACCAAAACTTCAAAAAAAGAATAGAAGTGACCACAGAAACGACTAAGCACAATACTAGCCTCATGTTTATATACTTGCCCTCAGCTATGGAGGGTCGTGCAGAATTGTCCATGCAGTCAACAGTTTTGATTAAAGCAAAAAGAAAGTGGTCAAGGGATATCTCCTCTATGTTACAAACCCATGTATAG
- a CDS encoding prepilin peptidase codes for MEMTITFFIFILGTMVGSFLNVVIYRIPKGESIVLPASKCQSCQTPLRWYHNIPILSWLSLRGKCGFCKEPIAKQYPIVELITGLLFLILYMKLELVWYLPFVVASFAALFVLVMIDFKYMAVPDSINFTALIVALIQPNFPQAIISAIMAAGGLYIVGFFSSLLARRQAMGGADVIVAGTMGALLGFPNFFAALFLSAILAIIPSLLNRQSGVPFVPFLALATFIVYLYDIETTQFLGRLIYG; via the coding sequence ATGGAAATGACAATAACATTTTTCATATTTATTTTAGGCACAATGGTTGGCTCATTTCTTAATGTTGTCATCTACCGTATCCCCAAGGGGGAGAGTATTGTTTTGCCTGCCTCCAAATGCCAAAGTTGTCAAACACCCCTTAGGTGGTACCACAATATCCCCATTCTTTCATGGCTCTCTCTTCGTGGAAAATGTGGCTTTTGTAAAGAGCCCATTGCCAAACAATATCCCATTGTAGAACTAATCACAGGACTACTCTTTTTGATCTTATACATGAAACTTGAACTTGTATGGTATCTCCCTTTTGTAGTAGCTTCATTTGCTGCACTCTTTGTGCTTGTCATGATTGACTTTAAATATATGGCAGTTCCAGACAGCATTAACTTTACAGCACTCATTGTTGCGCTTATCCAACCAAACTTTCCTCAAGCAATCATATCTGCAATTATGGCTGCAGGTGGGCTCTATATAGTTGGTTTTTTCTCTTCTTTACTTGCACGAAGGCAGGCAATGGGTGGAGCAGATGTAATTGTTGCTGGAACCATGGGAGCACTGTTAGGGTTTCCTAACTTTTTTGCTGCCCTTTTTCTCTCAGCCATTCTTGCCATCATCCCTTCACTGCTCAATCGTCAAAGTGGTGTACCATTTGTGCCATTTCTTGCACTCGCAACTTTTATTGTCTATCTTTACGACATAGAGACAACCCAATTTTTAGGGAGATTGATTTATGGTTAA
- the uppS gene encoding di-trans,poly-cis-decaprenylcistransferase, translating into MTKTPLKHLAIIMDGNGRWAQQRGLNRTKGHEKGAETIRDVTTYCAKHPTIESVTFYAFSTENWKRPKLEVDFLMRLLDRYLQQELETYLNNNICFMTIGNTSTFSPKLQKRIEATTEATKHNTSLIHILALNYGGRAEIVHAVNSLIKAKKEKVVEEDISSMLQTPYSDIDLLIRTSGEERVSNYLLWQISYAELYFTQTFWPDFTTQELDEIITDFEKLTRRFGGLA; encoded by the coding sequence ATGACTAAAACACCACTCAAGCACCTTGCTATCATTATGGACGGGAATGGTCGATGGGCACAACAGCGTGGGCTTAACCGTACCAAAGGGCATGAAAAAGGTGCTGAAACTATACGCGATGTCACTACTTATTGTGCCAAACACCCTACGATTGAGAGTGTTACTTTCTATGCTTTTAGTACAGAGAACTGGAAACGTCCAAAACTTGAAGTAGACTTTCTTATGCGTCTGCTCGATCGATACCTTCAGCAGGAGCTAGAAACCTACCTCAACAATAATATATGCTTTATGACCATTGGAAATACAAGTACTTTTTCACCAAAACTTCAAAAAAGAATAGAAGCGACCACAGAAGCGACTAAGCACAATACTAGCCTCATACATATACTTGCCCTCAACTATGGAGGTCGTGCAGAGATTGTCCATGCAGTCAACAGTTTAATTAAAGCAAAAAAAGAGAAGGTGGTCGAAGAGGATATCTCCTCTATGTTACAAACCCCATATAGTGATATAGATCTACTCATCCGTACCAGTGGAGAGGAGCGTGTTTCTAACTATTTGCTTTGGCAAATTAGCTATGCTGAGCTCTACTTTACACAAACATTTTGGCCTGACTTTACCACACAAGAACTCGATGAAATTATTACTGATTTTGAGAAACTTACACGACGCTTTGGAGGATTAGCATAA